In the genome of Bremerella sp. P1, the window CGGGGAAAAATGCAGGGGCAAACGGTCGTTACACGCCATCGTAGCTTTCGACGGCCTTGGTGATCTCACTGATCTCAGCATCGCTGAGTTCAATGCTGCCGGCCTTGGCATTATCGACTGCCTGCTGCGGCGTACGAGCACCACACAGCACGTGCGAACAACCCCGTTGGGCCAAGGTCCAGGCCATCGTCAACTGAGCGAGCGTGGCATCATGTTTTTCGGCGATCGGTCGCATTGGCTCGAGCATCGCTTGAACCTTGCGAACATTCTCGGCCTCAAAGCGAGGCTTGAAGTTGCGCTGGTCCCCTTCTTCGTACTTGCGATCCGGGGTGATCTTGCCGGTGAGCAAACCTTGACTCAAAGGGCTATAGGCGAGGAACGCGAGGTCCTGCTTCGCGCAGTAGTCGAGATTCGTCTTTTCCAGATCGCGGTCGAGCATCGAATACTTTTCCTGATCGGTATCCAACTCGCCGAACTGGCGATAGGCGTTCATCTCTTCCTGGGTGGCGTTGCAAACACCAATCGCGCGGATTTTGCCTTCCTTCTTCAGTTCCATGAGCGTTTCCATCCGCTCACCGATCGGCGTGTTATCCATTTGCCAGTGCGTCTGGTACAGGTCGATCACGTCCGTTTGCAGCAGTTTCAAGCTCCGCTCGACCTCTTCACGAATGCCGTCCTTGCCGCTGTAGATGTAGACGTCGAAGCTCTCTTCGGTCTTTTCGCCGCTCCAGTCGACATTTTCCTTGGTCGTGCTGAAACGCTTGGTGGCTCGCTTCTTCTGGGCGTCGGTCAGATCCCATCGCATGCTGCACTTGGTCGCGACGAGCACTTTATCGCGACGATCGGCGATGGCCTTGCCGACGACTTCTTCGCTGCGGCCAAAGCCGTACATGGGGGCGGTATCGATCAAGTTGCCGCCGGCATCGAGATAGGCGTGAATGGCCGCGATCGATTCCTTCTCGTCGGCCCCACCCCAAGTCCATCCACCGATTGCCCAGGCCCCAAAAGCGACGACGGATGCTTCGATGCCTGATTTTCCGAGAGGACGTGTCTTCATGATGCTCTTTCTGTTCTGGGGTTTTTGGCTGGATGCTCGGCAAGAGAGAGTGCGATCGACGATCAGATCCGCAGCACGATCTTACCGAATTGTTCGCCTTGTTCCATCCGGGACAACGCTTCGTTGCCCTGGGCGAGACTGAAGACTTGATCAATCACCGGACGAATCTCGTGCTTGTCGACGAGATTTAACATGCCGCGGAAATCGGCGGTGGAGCCCATCGTCGTACCGATTAACTTCAATTGATTCCAAAAGACTTTGAACATATCGATCGTTTCCGGGGGACCGGTCGTGGCGCCGTAGTTCACGATGCGTCCGCCAGGTGCGGCCAGTGCAATCAGGTTCGCGTATCCTTTACCGGCCGCGCTATCGACAATCAGATTCGGTCGACCGAACTCTTCGGCCGCTTTCTTGTGCCAGTTTTCCTCGCGGTAGTTGTAGCCGGCGACCGCGCCCAGTTCTTTCGCCTTGGCCAGCTTCTCAGGCTTCGACGACGTCACGGCAACCTCGGCCCCTATCGCGACGGCAAATTGCAGCGCGAGCGTGGCGACGCCGCCGCCGATACCGCTGACCAAGACCTTTTCGCCGGGACGCAGTTGTCCCTGAGACATCGTCGCCCGAAACGCGGTCACACCGGCCAGGGGCAGCGCGGCCGCTTCTTCCCAGCTGAGATGTTTGGGCTTGGGCCGCAGCGTTTCGACCGGCACATGCATGTGACTGGTAAAGGTCCCGTTGTGAGGCATCCCCAGGATGGTGAAGTCGGCGGATTGAGCCGCCTCATTGGTCCCCCAATCCCAACCAGGATTGATGATGACCTCCTGGTTAAGCCAACTCTTGTCGTCATCGCTACCGACCTCGGTGACGATGCCAGCCCCGTCCGAACCGAGGACCTTGGGCAGTTCGATCCCGGGGTACATGCCTTGCGTGATCCAGTAATCACGGTGATTCAGTGCCGCCGCCTTCACTTCGATTTTGGCGTAACCTGGTTTCAAATCCCCTAAATCGTAATCAGACAGTTCTAAGGGGGACTTAAGCTCTTTAATCATCAATCCAGGCATGGGGTTATCCTTTCCCGGTTTCGGTCGTGGGTTGGGGCAAGCTGCGGAGTGAAACCTTTGGCCCGTTCGGGTCATACGAGTAGAATGAATGATCGCCCATCCTTCTACTCTCCTTTGCTAGATCCCTCTCGCGTGATTCGTACGTTTCAATTCTTCCGGCCAATCTTTGTTTGCATCCTAGGCCTCGGATGCGCTTGGGCAACGCTTGGTTACCCGGCGTGCGCTGATGAGTTCGCGACGCCGCAGCTTGAGCAAAGTGCCGAACAGTTCCACGCGGACGTCCTTCCTATTCTCGATCAATATTGCCTGCACTGCCACACGACCGATGCCCCAAGCGGCAATGTCACCCTAGATCGGTTTGACTCACCGCAGCGGATGTTCGCTCATGTGCGGACTTGGCTGAAGATGGCCCAGTCGCAAAAAGACCAATTCATGCCGCCTAAAGACGAAGACCAACCTTCGGAGGCAGAGCGGAAGGTACTGGTCACTTGGGCTGAGTCGCTGGGCAAACATCTAGACGAGAAGCCCCCGAGCGATCCCGGTCAGGTTGTCTTTCGCCGCTTGAACCGCTTGCAATACAACCACACGATGCGCGACCTATTGGCGGTCGACTACGATGTGGCCACCGCAGTGGGGTTGCCCGAAGATCCTGTGGCCTTCGGATTCAACAACATAGGAACCGCGCTGGAGATTCCCCCGCTGCAACTCGAAAAGTACCTGGCCGCGGCCGACGAGATGCTTTCGCGGGCGGTCGATACGAAGCCGAAGTCGTTTTCTTTCGACATGACGAAAGTTGATTTCGATCTCGAAGGCGAGATGCCTGAAGGTCCTGGGAAAGATGGCCCCATTCCTCCGGCAACGGAAGTGGTCAACGGCTATCGCCTGTTCCGCTTGAGCAGTACCCATCATTTCCCTTTGCAGATCGAAAAAGCAGGCACCTATCGGTTAACGCTTGCCGCATGGGGACACAAGGGACCGAAGTGGGCCAAGTGGCAGCCTGATCTGGCGATTGCCGTCAACGGCCAGGTACGCAAGTCTATCTCAGTGCTCAGCGATCGTGAGAATCCCGGTGAGGAAGTACTGACGTTACAACTGCCAGCTGGCAAAATCGATCTTTCGATCGAGTTCGTCAATGCCGAGCTTGGCCCGAAGTGGGCCGAGAACGATCATCGCTTCAAGCATCTTGGTTGGAAGTCGCTGGAGGTCGCCGGTCCCGTTTCCCCGCAGGGAATCGTGCCCAGCCAAAAAGCCCACGAGAAGATCTTTATCGCCCAGCCAAGCGACACGCTTCCGCCGAAAGAGGCGGCTCGGCAGATCCTCACGCAGTTCGCCAAGCGAGCCTTTCGTCGTCCGGCAAAGCCAGAAGAGATCGACCGGTTGTTGATGATCTTCGACATGGCGCAAACCGAGGGTTCGACCTTTGAAGAAAGCATTCGGTACAGTTTGAAGGCGGTTCTCGTC includes:
- a CDS encoding aldo/keto reductase gives rise to the protein MKTRPLGKSGIEASVVAFGAWAIGGWTWGGADEKESIAAIHAYLDAGGNLIDTAPMYGFGRSEEVVGKAIADRRDKVLVATKCSMRWDLTDAQKKRATKRFSTTKENVDWSGEKTEESFDVYIYSGKDGIREEVERSLKLLQTDVIDLYQTHWQMDNTPIGERMETLMELKKEGKIRAIGVCNATQEEMNAYRQFGELDTDQEKYSMLDRDLEKTNLDYCAKQDLAFLAYSPLSQGLLTGKITPDRKYEEGDQRNFKPRFEAENVRKVQAMLEPMRPIAEKHDATLAQLTMAWTLAQRGCSHVLCGARTPQQAVDNAKAGSIELSDAEISEITKAVESYDGV
- a CDS encoding zinc-binding dehydrogenase produces the protein MPGLMIKELKSPLELSDYDLGDLKPGYAKIEVKAAALNHRDYWITQGMYPGIELPKVLGSDGAGIVTEVGSDDDKSWLNQEVIINPGWDWGTNEAAQSADFTILGMPHNGTFTSHMHVPVETLRPKPKHLSWEEAAALPLAGVTAFRATMSQGQLRPGEKVLVSGIGGGVATLALQFAVAIGAEVAVTSSKPEKLAKAKELGAVAGYNYREENWHKKAAEEFGRPNLIVDSAAGKGYANLIALAAPGGRIVNYGATTGPPETIDMFKVFWNQLKLIGTTMGSTADFRGMLNLVDKHEIRPVIDQVFSLAQGNEALSRMEQGEQFGKIVLRI
- a CDS encoding DUF1592 domain-containing protein, which translates into the protein MNDRPSFYSPLLDPSRVIRTFQFFRPIFVCILGLGCAWATLGYPACADEFATPQLEQSAEQFHADVLPILDQYCLHCHTTDAPSGNVTLDRFDSPQRMFAHVRTWLKMAQSQKDQFMPPKDEDQPSEAERKVLVTWAESLGKHLDEKPPSDPGQVVFRRLNRLQYNHTMRDLLAVDYDVATAVGLPEDPVAFGFNNIGTALEIPPLQLEKYLAAADEMLSRAVDTKPKSFSFDMTKVDFDLEGEMPEGPGKDGPIPPATEVVNGYRLFRLSSTHHFPLQIEKAGTYRLTLAAWGHKGPKWAKWQPDLAIAVNGQVRKSISVLSDRENPGEEVLTLQLPAGKIDLSIEFVNAELGPKWAENDHRFKHLGWKSLEVAGPVSPQGIVPSQKAHEKIFIAQPSDTLPPKEAARQILTQFAKRAFRRPAKPEEIDRLLMIFDMAQTEGSTFEESIRYSLKAVLVSPQFLFRIEQTPAGSDPQRVTDYELASRLSYFLTNTMPDEELFRLADENRLHEPEVLKQQVARLLKNERSQVFVHDFAEQWLHLDELDHALPSEEFFPEFTARTRHAMRTEVLMFMDHLVQENRSVIELLDSDYSFTNRDLTPIYRYGGYQQEFQKAEINKRRNPERGGLLGMGGILAMTSHVSRNSPTRRGKWVLDVLVGDPPAPPPPDVEQIDEGSDKNQAKSFRELLSLHADESSTCAGCHRKMDPLGFALDEFNPIGRFERERQGEQVNATGVLPGGRELNGIVELKGILLEQKSHFVRNLTEQMMTYALGRELTYEDRPAVAAIVDRLEENDFKMQELIYGIVESYPFQYQRGAEQPLASNP